A window of Argopecten irradians isolate NY chromosome 14, Ai_NY, whole genome shotgun sequence contains these coding sequences:
- the LOC138306954 gene encoding transcription intermediary factor 1-beta-like, with amino-acid sequence MAEGGRPPELDLHLLECPICLDRLQQPKSLPCLHSFCQECLGTYIAKEISGKRMSDTSFPCPICRRTTSPVNQADPKEKWAEQFPTNVVIQDLIQLKERSSELPYCKPCQTKGNPTNPAKFWCKMMNAHFCENCKEQHHDIIHNDCDILDISEYDISRSKPEESLSKCDQHEEKILWYCEKHQRLGCHVCMIKYHRQCEQEVVMTAKEYLERLKSGTRLRDMKEMLKKGAEAMKSLVKDFEEQIHTLVQNQENALKSITDLRQRIEEELDECQKAVTDDLVTKYKDEKENIEVWLRQCDRLMKGMQNTMKSSVKAVEENNPMEVIMMYQRGQAEIESCQDLIKDMREPYTSVCIQHQVPKPGTQGDQMLGKIVIEKLRRRFPVDPGFLPQPLSERQAKEIRKFNVRIPADKSTLRICGIVYLPDNNIVVSDWRNKRLKLFTDEGQYLDQLTVPGDPCDMCLVNNTTVAVAVRGKGVHVVKVEDKKLSLSSVINIDKELRGITHTDGKFVVSGSDGEVYSLTQDGDTDMLHKYDKICWNLAHDTETDDILVSTFSNKNGQVAVSRLSPDKRRTDVMKVGVVRGSNGIDIDSEGNIYVCGFYSQNVVQMSGDGTRVRVLLTSTHGIEKPSAIAVNGEKFVVSNECSTADDRNSIRIFQLY; translated from the coding sequence ATGGCTGAAGGCGGACGTCCTCCAGAACTCGACCTACATTTACTTGAGTGTCCAATCTGCCTTGATAGACTCCAACAACCCAAGTCCCTACCTTGTCTACACAGCTTCTGTCAGGAATGTCTTGGGACTTACATCGCCAAGGAAATATCTGGGAAGAGGATGTCAGATACATCATTTCCCTGTCCAATCTGTCGGAGGACGACCTCCCCTGTCAATCAAGCTGATCCAAAGGAGAAATGGGCGGAACAGTTCCCGACTAATGTCGTAATCCAGGACTTGATCCAGCTAAAGGAACGTTCATCTGAATTACCATACTGCAAACCTTGCCAAACCAAAGGTAACCCGACTAATCCAGCCAAATTTTGGTGTAAAATGATGAACGCTCATTTTTGTGAGAACTGTAAGGAACAACATCATGACATCATACACAATGACTGTGATATCTTAGATATCAGTGAGTATGATATCAGCAGGTCAAAACCGGAGGAATCTCTTTCGAAATGTGATCaacatgaagaaaaaatccTTTGGTATTGTGAAAAGCACCAACGTCTTGGGTGCCATGTATGCATGATCAAATACCACAGGCAGTGTGAACAGGAAGTGGTGATGACAGCCAAGGAATATTTAGAGAGGTTAAAAAGTGGGACACGACTAAGAGACATGAAAGAGATGCTGAAGAAAGGTGCTGAAGCCATGAAGTCGTTAGTGAAGGACTTTGAAGAACAGATCCATACCTTAGTTCAAAATCAAGAAAATGCTCTGAAGAGCATCACAGATCTACGCCAGAGGATCGAGGAAGAACTAGATGAATGTCAGAAAGCCGTCACGGATGATTTGGTCACAAAGTATAAGGATGAGAAAGAGAACATCGAGGTGTGGTTACGGCAATGTGATCGTCTGATGAAGGGTATGCAAAATACTATGAAGTCCTCCGTCAAAGCTGTAGAGGAAAACAACCCCATGGAGGTTATAATGATGTATCAGAGGGGACAGGCCGAGATCGAGTCATGTCAGGACCTGATCAAAGACATGAGGGAGCCCTATACATCCGTCTGTATTCAGCATCAGGTTCCTAAACCTGGCACTCAAGGTGATCAGATGTTGGGGAAGATTGTGATTGAGAAACTGCGGCGACGTTTTCCTGTTGATCCTGGGTTCCTTCCACAACCGCTGTCAGAACGCCAAGCGAAGGAGATAAGGAAGTTCAACGTACGTATTCCAGCTGATAAATCGACTCTTAGGATATGTGGAATTGTGTACCTTCCAGATAACAACATAGTAGTTAGTGACTGGAGAAACAAGAGACTGAAACTGTTTACAGACGAAGGACAGTACCTGGATCAGTTGACCGTTCCTGGAGATCCTTGTGATATGTGTTTGGTGAACAACACTACTGTGGCAGTCGCTGTCCGAGGTAAAGGTGTACATGTGGTAAAAGTGGAGGACAAAAAACTATCCCTGTCATCTGTCatcaacatagacaaagaatTACGTGGTATCACACATACAGACGGGAAGTTTGTAGTGAGTGGCTCTGATGGAGAAGTGTACAGTCTAACACAGGACGGAGACACTGACATGTTACacaaatatgacaaaatatGCTGGAACCTGGCACATGATACTGAGACAGATGATATACTCGTCAGTACTTTTAGCAACAAAAACGGACAAGTCGCCGTGTCCAGACTGTCGCCAGACAAACGACGCACGGACGTGATGAAGGTTGGTGTCGTTAGAGGTTCTAATGGAATAGACATAGACAGTGAGGGAAACATTTACGTGTGTGGTTTTTATTCACAAAACGTCGTACAAATGTCTGGGGACGGGACACGTGTCCGGGTACTGTTGACATCTACACATGGAATAGAAAAACCAAGTGCAATAGCTGTAAATGGTGAAAAGTTTGTGGTTTCCAACGAATGTAGTACTGCGGATGATCGTAACTCCATTCGTATATTTCAACTGTACTAA